A genomic window from Blastocatellia bacterium includes:
- the galE gene encoding UDP-glucose 4-epimerase GalE, producing the protein MAILVTGGAGYIGSVTVEHLLAEGESVVILDNLSRGHRAALAPDIPFYQGDVGDRALLRHILSRHDIDSCIHFAALAYVGESVAEPARYFENNVEQGLALLGVLLEAGVRQFVFSSSCAVYGEPERIPIPEDHPQRPTNPYGWSKFMLERALEWYDRAYNLKFVSLRYFNAAGATARHGEIHEPETHLIPNVLRAAEGRIPFVSIYGTTYPTPDGTAIRDYIHVADLATAHLQALRYLRSGGRSECLNLGTGRGYSVREVIDTARRITGCPISVENAPPRPGDPSRLVADATRARLILGWEPVFSDLETIIRSAWKWQMSQRHS; encoded by the coding sequence CCGGGGGAGCGGGATACATCGGGAGTGTGACGGTTGAACACCTTTTGGCCGAAGGTGAGAGTGTCGTCATCCTGGACAATCTCTCGCGGGGACATCGAGCGGCGCTGGCGCCCGACATCCCTTTCTATCAGGGGGATGTGGGGGACCGAGCCCTGCTCAGGCACATCCTCAGCCGGCACGACATTGACTCGTGCATTCACTTTGCGGCATTGGCCTACGTGGGAGAATCGGTGGCCGAGCCTGCTCGCTATTTTGAAAACAACGTGGAGCAGGGATTAGCACTGCTGGGCGTTTTGCTCGAGGCGGGCGTGCGGCAATTCGTCTTCTCCTCGAGTTGCGCGGTCTATGGCGAGCCGGAGCGCATCCCCATTCCGGAGGATCATCCGCAACGTCCGACCAATCCCTACGGCTGGTCGAAGTTCATGCTCGAGCGCGCTCTCGAGTGGTACGACCGCGCCTACAATCTGAAATTTGTTTCGCTGCGCTACTTCAATGCGGCGGGAGCAACGGCCCGGCATGGTGAGATTCACGAGCCGGAAACGCACCTCATCCCCAATGTCCTTCGAGCCGCCGAAGGACGTATCCCTTTCGTCTCGATCTATGGCACGACCTATCCGACGCCCGACGGCACGGCCATTCGAGATTACATCCATGTGGCCGATCTGGCCACGGCACATCTTCAGGCGCTTCGGTATCTCCGGTCGGGGGGACGGTCGGAATGCCTCAATCTGGGAACGGGTCGCGGGTATTCGGTGCGAGAGGTGATTGACACAGCACGACGGATCACCGGATGCCCCATCTCGGTGGAGAATGCCCCGCCACGACCGGGTGATCCCTCACGCCTTGTAGCCGATGCTACCCGCGCGCGTCTCATTCTCGGGTGGGAGCCCGTCTTCTCCGACCTGGAAACGATCATTCGGTCAGCCTGGAAGTGGCAGATGAGCCAGCGACATAGCTGA